From the genome of Nocardia sp. NBC_01503, one region includes:
- a CDS encoding DUF6301 family protein — protein sequence MLVGIEGAVEIARIAIEPDWDWSVDALGRFCVIAGWEITDRSGSGNAALRTNLRVGRPESDVYGNPRKTNLISTYVTDVADPDMPGLGDWLADAFDQLRAALADILGEQCRYEPGRKATVAWDRPNMTIDLHITWQAIHMSLVRPDGYFGIDYQE from the coding sequence ATGCTGGTTGGTATCGAAGGCGCGGTCGAAATCGCGCGTATCGCAATAGAACCCGACTGGGACTGGAGCGTCGACGCGCTCGGAAGGTTCTGTGTGATCGCGGGCTGGGAGATCACCGACCGATCCGGTTCGGGGAACGCGGCCCTTCGAACAAATCTGAGAGTTGGCCGACCTGAATCCGACGTGTATGGCAACCCGCGCAAGACCAATCTCATCTCTACCTACGTCACCGATGTGGCCGATCCGGATATGCCGGGGTTGGGCGACTGGCTGGCCGACGCGTTCGACCAGTTGCGTGCGGCGCTCGCCGACATCCTTGGCGAGCAGTGTCGATATGAGCCCGGACGCAAAGCAACGGTTGCATGGGATCGACCGAACATGACGATCGACTTGCACATAACCTGGCAGGCGATTCATATGAGCCTGGTCAGGCCGGATGGCTATTTCGGCATCGACTACCAGGAATGA
- a CDS encoding DUF6301 family protein, producing the protein MQADLDHAQDVIRIAARLDWTWSVDDLDRFCAATGWTVATRFESGGSLTTDLSAATPGARFLISDGRINYVSFTVVETDDGELVLDSFADLGGRMVATLGQPTWRKPGGRPKMRWDLPKVVVFLSTLESEVFVRLVRPEYQREEDYIDEVVIPWIDANPEEHQ; encoded by the coding sequence ATGCAGGCTGATCTCGACCACGCCCAGGACGTTATCCGTATCGCGGCGCGTCTGGACTGGACGTGGTCGGTCGACGACCTCGACCGCTTTTGTGCCGCGACCGGCTGGACCGTAGCCACTCGTTTCGAGTCGGGCGGAAGTCTGACAACCGATCTGTCCGCCGCCACTCCAGGTGCGCGCTTTCTGATCAGCGATGGCCGGATCAACTATGTGTCGTTCACGGTTGTCGAGACTGATGACGGTGAGCTCGTATTGGACTCCTTCGCCGATCTCGGCGGTCGGATGGTCGCCACCTTGGGGCAGCCGACGTGGCGTAAACCGGGAGGGCGGCCGAAGATGCGGTGGGATCTGCCGAAAGTCGTTGTCTTCCTGAGCACATTGGAGAGCGAAGTCTTCGTTCGTTTGGTTCGCCCTGAGTATCAGCGGGAGGAGGACTACATCGATGAGGTGGTCATCCCCTGGATCGACGCCAACCCGGAAGAGCATCAATGA
- a CDS encoding TY-Chap domain-containing protein, with amino-acid sequence MNVRSTANDEIWQSFSIRLASVLARLPAWTSIALEASGNRFVQFLMADAGLACEVVCNDYLEQNHRMSLADETLLHLMGWGTPQHGHNWTRFLDWPARTAAYRDLSGHVVTALRDVLHISEPAELTLTGWPGEPDQAPDLTALGINIATTSEPHNGP; translated from the coding sequence ATGAACGTGCGATCGACCGCGAATGATGAGATATGGCAGTCGTTCTCGATACGTCTTGCGTCGGTGTTGGCGCGGCTGCCCGCCTGGACCAGCATCGCACTCGAAGCCAGTGGGAACCGTTTTGTGCAGTTCCTGATGGCCGATGCCGGGTTGGCATGTGAGGTGGTCTGCAACGACTACCTCGAGCAAAACCATCGCATGAGCTTGGCTGACGAAACGCTGTTGCACCTGATGGGTTGGGGCACACCACAACACGGTCACAACTGGACTCGATTCCTCGACTGGCCCGCTCGAACTGCTGCCTACCGGGATCTCTCGGGCCATGTCGTCACGGCGCTTCGCGATGTGCTGCACATCAGCGAACCCGCCGAATTGACACTCACCGGCTGGCCAGGTGAGCCCGACCAGGCTCCCGACCTGACGGCGCTCGGGATCAACATCGCGACGACCAGTGAGCCACACAACGGCCCGTGA
- a CDS encoding DUF6301 family protein: protein MQVDIEGAVEIVHIATEPDWSWSHIGLQQFCATAGWEIVNHETSGDGSLRTNLSVGRPKASVFGNPRMTNLISVYVTDVGDPEMSGLTEWLAEAIGQLRGALVNILGNPSRYEPGRTATISWEIPNMTVELSMT from the coding sequence GTGCAAGTCGATATCGAAGGCGCGGTCGAAATCGTGCACATCGCAACGGAACCCGACTGGAGCTGGAGCCACATTGGCCTCCAACAGTTCTGTGCGACCGCGGGGTGGGAGATCGTCAACCATGAGACCTCGGGGGATGGGTCGCTTCGAACCAATCTGAGCGTTGGTCGGCCGAAGGCCAGCGTGTTCGGCAACCCGCGCATGACGAACCTGATTTCGGTCTACGTCACCGATGTGGGCGACCCCGAAATGTCCGGTCTGACAGAGTGGCTGGCCGAGGCAATCGGTCAGCTGCGCGGCGCCCTCGTGAACATCCTCGGGAATCCCAGCCGATACGAGCCTGGCCGTACAGCAACGATCTCATGGGAAATACCGAACATGACGGTCGAGCTGTCCATGACCTAG
- a CDS encoding glycoside hydrolase family 25 protein, which produces MTIFGIDISNNNGPDIDLAAVAREGFRFVFAKVSEGDGFVDYTWPAYREAAHANGLLVAGYHYLRADADIEAQAELFVSRLGDAAAMVDFEENSGGIDTFWAFVDAVNALGRTINLSYIPRWYWQRIGCPDLSKVPGLIQSSYVAGSGLASMLYPGDDTGFWNGFGGKDVDLLQFTDKAYVAGHLVDANAFAGTFDQLRALLGLTLSTDQGVLMALTDAQQLDLYQKVREIWEQLRGPDGDGWPQLGKNAQGQNVTLVDACAMVRDEIAAIAAASHVAPAQPKTAA; this is translated from the coding sequence GTGACTATCTTCGGTATCGACATATCGAATAACAATGGGCCGGATATCGATTTGGCCGCGGTGGCTCGGGAGGGCTTCCGGTTTGTGTTCGCCAAGGTGTCGGAAGGGGACGGGTTTGTCGATTACACCTGGCCCGCTTATCGCGAGGCGGCGCACGCCAATGGGCTGCTGGTCGCTGGGTATCACTATCTGCGGGCCGATGCCGATATCGAGGCGCAGGCGGAGTTGTTCGTTTCGCGGCTCGGGGATGCGGCGGCGATGGTGGACTTCGAGGAGAATTCCGGTGGGATCGATACGTTTTGGGCGTTCGTCGATGCGGTGAACGCGCTGGGGCGCACCATCAATCTCTCGTATATCCCGCGGTGGTACTGGCAGCGGATCGGGTGTCCGGACCTGTCGAAGGTGCCGGGGCTGATCCAGTCCAGTTACGTTGCCGGCTCGGGGCTTGCCTCGATGCTGTACCCGGGGGATGACACCGGATTTTGGAATGGGTTCGGCGGCAAGGACGTCGACCTGTTGCAGTTCACCGATAAGGCCTATGTCGCAGGGCATCTCGTCGACGCGAACGCCTTCGCGGGCACATTCGACCAGTTGCGGGCCCTGCTGGGCCTGACACTATCCACCGATCAGGGAGTTCTCATGGCGCTGACCGATGCGCAACAGTTGGACCTGTACCAGAAGGTGCGGGAGATTTGGGAGCAGTTGCGTGGCCCGGACGGCGACGGCTGGCCGCAGCTGGGTAAGAACGCCCAGGGGCAGAACGTGACGCTCGTCGACGCGTGCGCCATGGTGCGCGATGAGATCGCCGCTATCGCCGCGGCTTCGCACGTCGCACCTGCTCAGCCGAAAACAGCTGCGTAG
- a CDS encoding LtfC-like domain-containing protein, with translation MTAPIDPGFLGYQPTIEPLKLTTGASFVQTLQPSGGVNFPTGTTVSIVLTAPGGAALGSWPATMTLTQASWNVASTTCDAIPANSRYTMLVTYPTPQPVTYAWYEGAVIRT, from the coding sequence ATGACAGCACCCATCGACCCGGGATTTCTCGGGTATCAGCCGACCATCGAACCGCTGAAGCTGACCACCGGTGCCAGCTTCGTGCAAACCCTTCAGCCGTCCGGCGGGGTGAATTTCCCCACCGGCACAACGGTTTCCATCGTTCTCACGGCACCGGGTGGCGCGGCGCTGGGCAGTTGGCCCGCGACGATGACGCTGACCCAGGCCAGCTGGAATGTCGCCAGCACCACTTGCGACGCCATCCCGGCGAATTCGCGCTACACCATGCTCGTCACCTATCCGACCCCGCAGCCGGTCACCTACGCCTGGTACGAGGGCGCGGTCATCCGCACCTAG
- a CDS encoding phage tail fiber protein, with product MSLVVLSTQTQLAKAYTQLNGSTGLFLSIHNADPGPTGTPATEATGGSYARQPVTWNPVTTGTATGNQVTMNVPAGTWTYAGLWTAATGGTMVDRVQIASTQVSSPSALLVTPSFTIS from the coding sequence ATGTCCCTCGTCGTCCTCAGCACCCAGACTCAGCTGGCCAAGGCGTACACCCAGCTCAACGGCAGCACCGGCCTTTTCCTCTCCATCCACAACGCCGATCCGGGCCCGACCGGCACGCCGGCCACCGAGGCTACCGGCGGTAGCTACGCTCGCCAGCCTGTCACCTGGAACCCCGTCACGACCGGTACCGCCACCGGCAACCAGGTCACCATGAACGTGCCCGCGGGCACCTGGACCTACGCCGGTCTGTGGACCGCGGCTACCGGCGGCACCATGGTCGACCGCGTGCAGATCGCCTCCACCCAGGTGTCCAGCCCGAGCGCGCTGCTGGTCACCCCGAGCTTCACCATCAGCTGA
- a CDS encoding MFS transporter, with translation MTADSTTSTAENADRLPADPRRWLALGVLCGLQFMILLDITVVNVALPRIQESLGFSQAGLAWVVNGYVLMSGGLLLLGGRLGDVFGRRRLLLTGVVLFAVSSTVCGAAVTQAMMVAGRFGQGIAEALAAPASLGMIALLFTDPKERTKALGIWGGLVALGGTLGYVVSGVLTDFASWRWIFYINVPVAVLVLILLPRLVAESRMVREQGSGLDIAGAVTSTSGLFAIVYGLLAAAEHPWGSARVVVPLIAGVCLLIAMVGIECRVRNPLIPLSFFANRTRSVVNITSLFFMSAFISYTFMLTLFEQHVLGYSPLVSGLSWLPLGFAIGIGIGLGTAATPRFGVKAVATVGFIGAGAGLLLLSGIDIETSYPTGILPGMIVFGVFAGATMPAATNAALHGVTIQDSGLASGVQNTMQQIGSALGLAVLVTLALRYADSRIQQGISVDVATTGGYALAFRIGAALMALGGVLILALFERVDPTLRDPTAEAVAETR, from the coding sequence ATGACCGCGGACAGCACCACCTCGACCGCCGAGAATGCCGATCGTCTGCCCGCGGATCCCCGGCGCTGGCTGGCGCTGGGCGTGCTGTGCGGGCTGCAATTCATGATTCTGCTCGACATCACCGTGGTGAATGTGGCGCTGCCGCGAATCCAGGAGTCGCTGGGCTTCTCCCAGGCCGGGCTGGCGTGGGTGGTGAACGGCTACGTACTGATGTCCGGCGGTTTGCTGCTGCTCGGCGGGCGGCTGGGTGACGTGTTCGGCCGGCGGCGATTGCTGTTGACCGGCGTCGTACTGTTCGCGGTCTCCTCGACCGTCTGCGGTGCGGCGGTCACGCAGGCAATGATGGTCGCGGGCCGGTTCGGCCAGGGCATCGCCGAGGCGCTCGCCGCTCCCGCTTCGCTCGGCATGATCGCGTTGTTGTTCACCGACCCGAAGGAGCGAACGAAGGCCCTGGGCATCTGGGGCGGGCTGGTGGCGCTCGGCGGCACCCTCGGCTACGTCGTCTCCGGTGTGCTGACCGACTTCGCGTCCTGGCGCTGGATCTTCTACATCAATGTGCCGGTGGCCGTACTGGTTCTGATACTGCTGCCCCGACTCGTCGCCGAAAGCCGGATGGTGCGCGAGCAGGGCTCCGGGCTCGATATCGCCGGTGCGGTCACCTCGACGAGCGGACTGTTCGCCATCGTCTACGGGCTGCTGGCGGCGGCCGAACATCCCTGGGGTTCGGCGCGGGTGGTGGTTCCGCTGATCGCCGGGGTCTGCCTGCTGATCGCGATGGTCGGCATCGAGTGTCGCGTGCGAAATCCGCTGATCCCATTGTCGTTCTTCGCCAATCGAACGCGTTCGGTCGTCAATATCACGTCCCTGTTCTTCATGTCGGCGTTCATCTCCTACACCTTCATGCTGACCCTGTTCGAACAGCATGTGCTGGGATACTCACCTCTGGTGAGCGGATTGTCCTGGCTGCCACTGGGTTTCGCCATCGGGATCGGAATCGGCCTGGGCACCGCGGCGACACCCCGGTTCGGTGTCAAAGCCGTGGCCACGGTCGGATTCATCGGGGCGGGCGCGGGACTGCTGCTCCTGAGCGGGATCGACATCGAAACGTCCTACCCCACAGGGATATTGCCGGGCATGATCGTGTTCGGAGTCTTCGCGGGCGCCACCATGCCCGCCGCGACCAACGCCGCCCTGCACGGAGTCACCATCCAGGACTCGGGTCTCGCCTCCGGCGTACAGAACACCATGCAGCAGATCGGCAGTGCCCTTGGCCTCGCCGTTCTGGTAACGCTCGCACTCCGCTACGCCGACAGTCGAATTCAGCAGGGCATCTCGGTCGACGTCGCGACAACCGGCGGCTACGCACTCGCCTTCCGCATCGGGGCGGCGTTGATGGCGCTGGGCGGAGTGCTGATCCTGGCGCTCTTCGAACGCGTCGATCCGACACTCCGCGATCCGACAGCCGAGGCGGTCGCCGAAACACGTTGA
- a CDS encoding sigma-70 family RNA polymerase sigma factor, translating to MSEVSSAGLSDPAAESARDTDLARAGDDAAFTRLVGPLRRELHAHCYRMLGSTHDADDALQDALLRAWRGFARFEGRSSLRSWLYTVATRTCLDLVGARGKRALPVDLGPSSDRAVLDSAPVRDIAWLGPYPDAGLRDGPAGPQARYEQREAVELAFIAALQHLPGNQRAALLLFDVLGFSVAEIAATMDTSTTSVNSALARARRIVAEKVPASTQQQTLRQLGDQQLREIVAAYCAALENGDADTLVALLTEDVTWSMPPLSHWYRGRAAVTDFAVQVPLSGCGAWQHIPITANGQAAVAGYLWSEDAGAYLGWSVNVFTLRDSKIADITSFIGPEHLAAFDLPISVS from the coding sequence GTGAGCGAAGTTTCTTCCGCCGGGCTCTCGGACCCCGCCGCGGAGAGTGCTCGGGATACCGATCTGGCGCGCGCCGGGGACGATGCCGCGTTCACGCGCCTCGTCGGGCCGTTGCGCCGGGAATTGCATGCGCACTGCTACCGAATGCTCGGCTCCACCCATGACGCCGACGACGCGCTACAGGACGCCCTGCTCCGCGCCTGGCGCGGATTCGCGCGCTTCGAGGGCCGCAGCTCATTGCGCTCGTGGCTCTACACCGTGGCCACTCGAACCTGTCTGGACCTCGTCGGCGCACGCGGTAAGCGGGCGCTGCCGGTCGACTTGGGCCCGTCCAGTGATCGCGCGGTGCTCGACAGCGCCCCGGTGCGCGATATCGCATGGCTGGGCCCATATCCCGATGCGGGGCTGCGCGACGGCCCGGCCGGTCCGCAAGCACGATACGAGCAGCGCGAAGCCGTCGAACTCGCATTCATCGCCGCCCTGCAGCATCTTCCGGGCAATCAACGCGCGGCGCTACTGCTCTTCGATGTGCTCGGGTTCTCGGTCGCGGAGATCGCCGCCACCATGGATACCAGCACCACTTCGGTGAACTCCGCGCTGGCGCGAGCCCGCCGAATCGTCGCGGAGAAGGTGCCCGCATCCACTCAGCAGCAGACCCTGCGACAGCTCGGTGATCAGCAGTTGCGCGAGATCGTCGCCGCCTACTGCGCCGCACTCGAAAACGGCGATGCCGACACCCTGGTCGCGCTGCTCACCGAGGATGTCACCTGGTCGATGCCGCCGCTGTCGCACTGGTATCGGGGCCGCGCGGCCGTGACCGACTTCGCCGTTCAGGTACCGCTGTCCGGATGTGGTGCGTGGCAACATATTCCGATCACCGCCAATGGCCAGGCCGCAGTGGCGGGTTATCTCTGGAGCGAGGACGCGGGCGCGTACCTCGGCTGGTCGGTCAATGTGTTCACCCTGCGCGATTCGAAGATCGCCGACATCACCTCGTTCATCGGCCCCGAACACTTAGCCGCCTTCGACCTGCCGATTTCGGTGAGCTGA
- a CDS encoding MarR family winged helix-turn-helix transcriptional regulator — protein MFEPEQEDVKKTQLVRPMRAVAFQLAQLGAHATQRFSERIAEIGLTPPEVGILRMIAAEPGRSQRALAAELGVVPSRVVALIDPLDAKGLIERRRSATDRRNHELHLTPAAGELLARIASVALAHEKEITATLSDAEYTRLADLLNRLVDARDLTPGVHPGYRTTPNPAATDPP, from the coding sequence GTGTTCGAACCGGAGCAAGAGGATGTGAAAAAGACGCAGCTGGTCCGCCCGATGCGCGCGGTGGCATTCCAGCTCGCCCAGCTCGGCGCGCACGCCACCCAGCGCTTCTCCGAGCGCATAGCCGAAATCGGGCTCACCCCACCGGAAGTCGGCATTCTGCGGATGATCGCCGCCGAACCCGGCCGCAGTCAGCGCGCCCTCGCCGCCGAATTGGGCGTGGTACCCAGCCGCGTGGTGGCCCTGATCGATCCACTCGATGCCAAGGGCCTCATCGAACGCCGGCGCAGCGCCACCGACCGGCGCAACCACGAACTACATCTCACCCCCGCGGCCGGAGAACTCCTGGCTCGCATCGCCAGTGTGGCCCTGGCGCATGAAAAAGAAATAACCGCAACACTTTCCGATGCCGAGTACACCCGGCTGGCCGACCTGCTCAACCGACTGGTGGACGCCCGCGACCTGACCCCCGGCGTCCACCCCGGCTACCGCACCACCCCGAATCCGGCGGCTACCGATCCCCCGTGA
- a CDS encoding SGNH/GDSL hydrolase family protein translates to MTTELAAKLVRFQRPELSLPYLNGIEDATIAALFGLRGDEYHSMRADFATEARATAADLLTEPEVASQVDRLPFAPGARVLAVGESSTADRLSWFEILRHLLELRRPGDAITLTNLAVAGSTTTQALKSIAALGFQRPDWVLCQLGANDAQRLGDDGPRVVSAEETARNLGLLHDEGVRLSGARWIWLTPTDLDEALTATFPPFRQAGIGWRAKDAEETARVLRDRPEPVIDTLAVTRPNSAHRLFEPDGVHLTPAGQVAVTRAVVSALTAIS, encoded by the coding sequence ATGACCACCGAATTGGCCGCCAAACTGGTCCGATTCCAGCGACCGGAACTGTCGCTGCCCTATCTCAATGGCATCGAAGATGCCACCATCGCCGCGCTGTTCGGCTTGCGGGGCGATGAATATCATTCGATGCGTGCCGATTTCGCCACCGAGGCGCGCGCGACCGCGGCGGATCTGCTGACCGAGCCGGAGGTCGCCAGCCAGGTCGATCGGTTGCCGTTCGCGCCCGGTGCCCGGGTGCTGGCGGTCGGGGAGAGCAGTACCGCGGACCGACTCTCCTGGTTCGAGATTCTGCGTCATCTGCTCGAACTACGCCGACCGGGCGATGCGATCACCCTCACCAACCTCGCGGTCGCCGGATCCACCACCACCCAGGCGTTGAAAAGTATTGCCGCACTAGGCTTTCAACGCCCCGACTGGGTCTTGTGTCAACTGGGGGCCAATGACGCCCAGCGCCTGGGCGATGACGGTCCGCGCGTGGTCAGCGCCGAGGAGACCGCACGCAATCTCGGTCTGCTGCACGACGAGGGTGTCCGCCTGAGCGGTGCGCGCTGGATCTGGCTCACCCCCACGGATCTGGACGAGGCCCTGACCGCCACCTTCCCACCCTTCCGTCAGGCCGGAATCGGCTGGCGCGCAAAGGATGCCGAAGAGACCGCCCGGGTACTGCGGGATCGTCCGGAGCCCGTGATCGATACGCTCGCGGTCACCCGCCCCAACTCGGCCCATCGCCTCTTCGAGCCCGACGGCGTACATCTCACTCCGGCGGGTCAGGTCGCGGTCACGCGGGCTGTCGTGTCGGCACTCACCGCGATTTCCTGA
- a CDS encoding helix-turn-helix domain-containing protein, whose amino-acid sequence MSKGQLAVFVRSRRDALGVTQAQLAKTTGWSKSAIEKVEAGSLVPSLEFAGALFDALAIPYLYRERIIAALYPGALDRILGRTTAAPDADARADLEYLPYPAAYLMLPEGDILGFNTAWREAFPESAAKPNLFTYLFTEPSAQEVLLDWARLAHGFTYGLRMMGPIVLSETVIEEIVTRCGVHPDFDRMYSTDPPVHEALNPVIRVAAPGSADTRNLCIKIDKPHLPHSPWLTYRLVPVRDAEGDPR is encoded by the coding sequence ATGTCCAAAGGGCAACTGGCCGTATTCGTGCGTTCGCGACGCGACGCTCTGGGCGTGACGCAGGCGCAGTTGGCCAAGACGACCGGATGGTCGAAGTCGGCGATCGAGAAGGTCGAGGCGGGGTCACTGGTGCCGAGCCTGGAATTCGCGGGTGCGCTCTTCGACGCCCTGGCGATTCCCTACCTCTATCGGGAGCGGATCATCGCCGCGCTCTATCCGGGCGCCCTGGATCGCATTCTGGGCCGCACCACCGCGGCACCCGATGCCGATGCCCGCGCCGATCTCGAGTACCTGCCCTATCCGGCGGCGTACCTCATGCTGCCAGAGGGCGACATTCTCGGTTTCAATACCGCGTGGCGCGAGGCGTTTCCCGAATCCGCCGCCAAGCCGAACCTGTTCACATACCTGTTCACCGAGCCGTCCGCACAGGAGGTGCTCCTGGATTGGGCGCGACTGGCGCACGGCTTCACCTACGGCCTGCGCATGATGGGCCCGATCGTGCTGTCGGAGACCGTGATCGAGGAGATCGTCACCCGCTGTGGAGTACATCCGGACTTCGACCGCATGTACTCCACCGACCCACCCGTCCATGAGGCACTGAACCCCGTGATCCGAGTCGCCGCCCCGGGCTCCGCCGATACTCGAAACCTCTGCATCAAGATCGACAAACCCCATCTGCCGCACAGCCCGTGGCTCACCTACCGCTTGGTCCCGGTTCGCGATGCGGAGGGCGACCCGAGGTAG
- a CDS encoding acyl-CoA dehydrogenase family protein, producing MYQWSDEDLMFRDAVRGFIEKELKPHVDQLESGALPPFDIIRKMYTTFGLDEMAKEGLEKALAREEAGTTGKPGGGFSGAGSMGVILNSELAGVSLGLVASMGVSLGLTVGTIRSRGTLAQKKRWLPELVTMEKVGAWAITEPDSGSDAFGGMKSYVRRDGADYILNGRKTFITNGPYADVTVVYAKLDEEDGVDRRDRKVLTFVLDKGMPGFVQSPAFKKMGMNSSPTGELFFDNVRITPDRLLGETENPAKGDGKDSAKESFAAERIGIASLALGIINECHRLCVDYAKSRKLWGKEIAQFQLIQLKLAEMEIARINVQNMVFNAIERTAAGQKVSLAEASAMKLYSSRAATEVAMEAVQLFGGNGYMAEYKVEQLARDAKSLMIYAGSNEIQVTHIAKGLLSR from the coding sequence ATGTACCAGTGGTCCGACGAAGACCTGATGTTCCGCGATGCTGTGCGCGGGTTCATCGAGAAGGAGCTGAAGCCCCACGTCGACCAGCTGGAGAGTGGCGCGCTGCCGCCGTTCGACATCATCCGCAAGATGTACACGACCTTCGGGCTCGACGAGATGGCGAAGGAGGGTCTGGAGAAGGCCCTCGCCCGCGAGGAGGCCGGGACCACCGGTAAGCCCGGCGGCGGATTCAGCGGCGCCGGGAGCATGGGGGTCATCCTCAACAGCGAATTGGCCGGGGTGAGCCTGGGACTGGTGGCCTCCATGGGCGTGAGCCTCGGACTCACCGTCGGCACCATTCGCAGCCGCGGCACGCTCGCGCAGAAGAAGCGCTGGCTGCCCGAGTTGGTCACCATGGAGAAGGTCGGCGCGTGGGCGATCACCGAACCCGATTCTGGCTCGGATGCCTTCGGCGGGATGAAGTCCTATGTGCGGCGGGACGGCGCGGACTACATCCTGAACGGGCGCAAGACCTTCATCACCAATGGCCCGTACGCGGATGTCACCGTCGTCTACGCCAAGCTGGACGAGGAGGACGGCGTCGACCGCCGCGACCGCAAGGTGCTCACCTTCGTCCTGGACAAGGGTATGCCCGGCTTCGTGCAGAGCCCCGCGTTCAAGAAGATGGGCATGAACTCCTCCCCCACCGGTGAGCTGTTCTTCGACAATGTCCGCATCACCCCCGACCGGCTGCTCGGCGAGACCGAGAATCCGGCCAAGGGCGATGGAAAGGACAGTGCCAAGGAGTCTTTCGCCGCCGAGCGCATCGGCATCGCCTCGCTGGCACTGGGCATCATCAACGAATGCCACCGGCTCTGTGTGGATTACGCCAAGTCGCGCAAGCTCTGGGGTAAGGAGATCGCACAGTTCCAGCTCATCCAGCTCAAGCTGGCCGAGATGGAGATCGCCCGAATCAATGTGCAGAACATGGTGTTCAACGCCATCGAGCGCACCGCGGCGGGGCAGAAGGTGTCGCTCGCCGAGGCTTCGGCCATGAAGCTGTACTCCTCCCGCGCCGCCACCGAGGTCGCCATGGAGGCGGTCCAATTGTTCGGCGGCAACGGCTATATGGCCGAGTACAAGGTGGAACAGCTTGCGCGCGATGCCAAGTCGCTGATGATCTACGCGGGCAGCAATGAAATCCAGGTCACCCATATCGCCAAGGGCCTGCTCAGCCGGTAG
- a CDS encoding SDR family oxidoreductase → MAILGFETDTEVQWYPMAEPEEISRAVVWLAGDGSGVITGARIPVDKGYLAR, encoded by the coding sequence ATGGCCATCCTCGGGTTCGAGACCGATACCGAGGTTCAGTGGTATCCGATGGCCGAGCCGGAGGAGATCTCGCGGGCCGTGGTCTGGCTGGCGGGCGACGGCTCCGGCGTCATCACCGGCGCTCGGATTCCGGTCGACAAGGGTTACCTGGCTCGCTGA